TGTAACTCCCGTCCTCCTTTGGCATTTCAGTTTAAATCATCCTGTCTATCAAGAATGCCAACTGAAAAGCTAGCTTTGAGGCAGAAACTTCTGAATGTATTGGTTGTGAGTTTGAttaaagatgtattattatttattaacaaaatagaAATGAGCTTCAAACACCACAGCTCTTCCCCGGTGTATTCCAACCCCACTGCAGTGTGTTCAAACTAAAAACCTAAAGACATTTTTCTCAATGTGTTTTTTGCTAATTTTTCCTCTTGTTGTCCCATGCCCCTGTTTCCAAGCATGTGCCTGGTAgacagttgtttttgtttctgtatccTGGATACCAGCTCTGTGACTCAACGCTGTGGGTTAGAAGTGTGCTGGGCAATTTACTAAAGGGAAACAACTGCAGAACAAACCAAGCATGAGAAAAAATCACAAGACAGCACCAGATagacagtgcagtgcagagccaGTCTGAGAAGCAGGTTACCTGAGTGTCCTTTCATTCCGGCTGCAAGAGAGCTCATTTAACTCAAGTTATTAATAACAACACCATTTTTTCCTCCAATCATGAAGtcttaaacattcattttaaatctgcTCTAATTTCCTCCAGGACTTTCAGACAAAACTTTAAATGATCTAATGTGAGGTCATGGTAATAACATTGATTCTTTTACCTGGTGGTTGTACATATGACAGGTCATCCTCAGATGTATGTGAAGGTAATCAATTACACCTCAAAGGGGAGGATGATTTTCATTCTCTTGCACATCCTCTCTGCTGGGCGCTCCTAAGAGCTGGTGTTTGTTCTGTGGTAACTGGCTGAAGTGTGCTTCCCCTTTTTCAGTCTGAACACAGAAACCAACCTTTTCAACCCATTCTGTATTGCATACTATCATTTTAGTTTAAGAAAAGCAGGcaaaaaattttaatttttttcctccATCCGTTATTGAATtgtcaaaatactttttaatccTCACAATGATTGTATTTCTATGGTGTTCACTCCTGCTGTGGAATGTGGctgtacatactttaaaataaaatgatacaaactATCACTACACACAAGAAATCACCACCTGGAAATTGGATAATTCTGTATACAAGCAGTGCGGTCGTCTAACTCATTTTAAGCCGCTGTTGACTTCCGGGAGTGTCGCCATCACTCTCCACTCTTCCTCTCCAGATGTCAACCCGGGGTCAGGGCACGGCTTTGGCCAGGCCGACACGGTTGTTGCCCCGGTCGAATATGGAGTAGAACTGGCCAATGAAGACGTCCCCCAGAATCCAGAGGGGACCAGCTGGAGGGTGGATGTCCATACCCTGGAATCCAGTGGTGCAGAGCCCCCCAAACAACTCCTGAAGAGTCAGCGAGGGAGGGGTTAAACACGCAAGGTGTAACATTAACCAACCTTCTCAAAATCCATTGCTATAGTGGTATGAAGAAtattttgttaaggactgtttttgtttaaaagcacaTGATAATTAATTCAATCAAGATTGATGTCTATCCAAACCCTTGCAATTATTTTAAAGAGCCTTAGaagtttattaacatatttaaaagaacTGTTTAACCTGAGAAATACAACTCAAACAACATTCCCTAAACACCTAAACGCTTCTTACCATCACAATGTAGCCAGCTGGGTTGAGAGTGAACTCAGCACCGTTGATTGTGAAAGTCAGGTCAGGCAGTGCGTTGATGCTTCCACACTCCACAGCATACTAACACAGCAAGCAGGAGGCAGCAGAAAAcaagacagatagacagacagtgGCTCAATCAAAACAATTCACTGTCTAACCTCTTACACTCTAGATAGTCACTAGATACCCCATCTTCCTAGAATTTTAATTGCTGCTTTGCCATTTTGTGCGATAATGTTTTGgaggaaaacaggttttaaaatctCTATCTACAAGTAATTAAGGTAATATTAAAGAAGAGTGGAACAAACTCTACTGGAAATATttacactactgtgcaaaagtcttagacatgttgtattttctactctgatgcattatgagaatcaataatttactcaaaacctccactagtgttttttactattataacaacctcgACTTGcgtaaagaaggaaaaacattgagggAAATAGCTTGTAtaacttgattttcaaggtgggTAACctaagcataatcaacaagtacagagaaacatcatctgtaatagacaaacccaggactggaagacccaaaaagctgccaaacaaggatgagcaatatctgaagataatatccttaaggaatagaaagaagacaagcgttgaattgacaacagaactggcaaaggcacaggtgtcattgtcacTCAAATCAACACTACGACGGttactcttgaaatcaggacttaaaggatgtgttgcagtaagaacacCTCTGTTAcaaaaggggaacaagactaaaaggttcCGGTGAAAGGTGCTTAAATATATTCcttaaagatatatttttaaagtattgttcatccttgttagacagctttttgggtcttccagtcctgggtttgtcaattacagatgatgtttctctgtacttgttgattatgctttggatattACACCTTGAAAGCTATTTCATTCAATGTTTTCCCTTCTTTATGCAAAGAAAGGTTgatataatagtagaaaacactagtggatgctttgagtaaattgttgatgctcataatgcatcagagtagaaaatatacaacatgtctaagacttttgcacatcAATGTATGTATCCCCTTTAAGACAATATTGTTGGTCTTGgtcatatgtaaaaaaaaatgtgtaacgTTCCTTGGGCTCAGGCAGAGTACCTTCTCCAGGAGCAAGATGGATCTGAATGTGATTCAGAGTTCAGGTTCCAGTCACAGGGAGAGCAGAGTCACTCACCGTCCCCTCATCCAGGGGCGAGGCTCCCAGGACCTGCTGCAGGGCTGTGATGTCTGCAGTGGGTCCCGTCAGCGAGGAGGTACCCGTGTCTACAATCGCCTGACAGCCACCACTGCAGAACATCACCTCACCATTCACTTTGatactgaagaagaagaagaagaaggagaagaagaagaagaagaagaagaagaagaagaagaagaagaagaagaagaagaagaagaagaagttttatttattttatttgcttctttgttctttatgtttttattattctttggTTCTCTCGACTCACTTGTCCACCAGGATCTGCCAGTAGCCTTGCTTTGTGACGGGAACCCAGTGCAGTTCCCCGGAGAAGTGTGAGGGGTCAAACCCCCCAAAGATGATCTCCCCACCACTGGAGTAATCCGGGTTcctgaaaaacaacacacaagtaAGAGGAGACGTGCTGGAGCTGTtctttgtgcatgtgtgtatgttatGAAACTCTTCCTTGAGATTAAATTTACAGGTAAGCATTCTGCCTCGAGATAACCATCAGTATCACCTCAGTATGCATGAGTAAGGAATGGTGCTCTGCGCCCACTTCCTCACAAAGTGCAGCAAAACACCTGGAATTTGTTGCTCTGGCTTTAATCAAATTGATGAGTGTTATCGCTGTGTTCAGAGAACTGGGAAGACCTGGTTCAATATATTTTGCAGCAAGCGCCTTTTGTGTAAAAAGCAATGTCTCCTAATAGCGCAAGGTGCAGTGGCATTTATTTTTGGCAAAGCACCAGAATGCTTTCGAGTCATTGCTGCGGCTTCATCAGCGCAGATCCCAATGCAATTAATCCAGCAGAATATAGATATTCAACATAGACAGCCAGACAtacatacagatagatagatagatagatagatagatagatagatagatagatagatagatagatagacacctCATGTGTACAGGAATGTAGGTATTCaatgtagacagacagacaagcagataGATGTTACCTGTTCAGGTAAACACTAAAGATGGGCATCTCCACCAGGTTTTGTGCCATCATGTTGTCGAACACCGGTGTCGCCCCACCTGCCGCAATGGTCGGATACCCCAGTCCCAAGATCCCATCAAAGTTGGCATCGACGAAAGTGCTGCCCGGCTCCGTCACACTCTCTCCAAACAGTTGATTAGACACAGCGATCCCCTCCACCTAAAGGACAGGGAGAGTTGCCATGTAATAGCAGGAACCATTGGAAaatacccagttattacaatgtaattacacatacatacagttaTTACACTGGAATTACATATGCCATTATTACAGTGGAACTGCATGTATATTCAGTTATTACAATGGGAATACATGTCTATTCAGTTATTACAATGGGGTTACATTCTATTCAATAATTACAAAGTAATTACAGATATGCACAGTTATAATAACTGGATTACATGTCTATTCAGTTATTACAATGGAAATACATGTCTAAATAAAGACTCAGCAAAACTGCTATTAATACATACAGTCACCACGTCAATCCCTAGGATTCCAGTCAGGCTCCCTGTGCCATATTGAATGGAGAATTGGCGTCCATCGACTTGGTAAGTCAGAGAGTCAGAAGAATGATATCTGTCATGGGCTTCTGAAAAGTCAAACCGAAACAGAACGAGATTGACAATGGTCATGATTGAATTTCTCTTGTCGGGGTGTATTCCAGAACTCAGTGAGGCAGCTCAACTACTTGCTGCTGGCTAGTATTATCTAACTCAACATGATCGAATGCTGTTTACAGTCAATGTTTATCTGTAACAGGGGATGAAGGGAGTTCATACTCACCACAGGCTTGGCTGGAACACAGACCAGAGGGGACCCAAAGGTTGGATGAGCCAGTGTCAAAGATCACAGTGAAGTTCTGAGGAGGGGTCCCTATGAAGATCTCTCCATAATATTGAGCCTGAAAGATagaagacatatatatatatatatatatatatatatatatatatatatatatatatatatatatatagagagagagagagagagagagagagagagagagagagagagagagagagagagagagaaatacagataatttaaaaacagcaaacaggaTCTAACAAGATAGTTATTACTCACAGTAATTAGTATTGTcgacaaggtgctagaaatttcaatatgacaatgcagAACTTAATTCTAGAAACGTCTAGAAAATGcaggattgtaggtgaacatttctagagtataaaagggtttgGCATAGGATCATTGCTGTCattatcaaaagaaaaaataaatagctctctgaagaccttaggcagaacattatttattgtcttaaagctggagaaggataaaagaacatttccaagcatttgagtatcccaatttcaactattgttttgaTTAAGTACAAGACTtttactgtcacaatgctccctcagtctggaagaaagaaggttctttcaccaagaagaAGTAGAACAATTGTgaagaaggttaataacaatcctagattgactgccaaagatatttaaTGTGGTGAAGGTTTCAATGGTTGCAGGGCAAGGAAAAATCCACTCTTaagaaaacgtcacaaggacaatcgcttaaagtttgcaaacggCACGTGAATCATGGATATGAGTTccggtcaaaggttttgtggagtgatgaaacaaaaattaagctatttggtcatgcttaATTAAAATTATACAACATATAATTATAACATAGATGCCATGTAAAGCCAAATGGATCATTTATGTTAAAAGTTTAGAAAAGTATAGGGATgcctagtgaaagcatgtttaagcACAGATTGATAAACCACAAAGAAGCATGCTAAAGAACAGGAAACAAAAGGCATCATGAATAGTGGTGTAAGCACTGTGATGAACATAAGAGAACACTAAGAAAGGGAGCAGGGATGGGAATAGGGCTCATATTGCAGAGCCGTTACACACTGCGGCAGGGCAGAAGCCTGACGTGTAAATGCTGTGCTTTGCTTATAAAGTTTGTATGTGTTGAACtgaagtttggcagggatggggttaaaatcacATTCCTGccaatttttttggttttgatttttgtttgttcaaaacttctgtttgttcctgtgttttattgtgtttgttttgttgataaAAGTGTGCATTTACACTTGAAACTGCAGCTTTCTCTCTGGCTGATAACCAGCCTTCGCTACAATGCCACCCTTTCAcacacccatttcaggttttaatacgagcttgataAGCCACATTCTACAGGTAACAAGCGTAGGTGTGttctattaaactcatagtaaaaccatgaatgaatcatactactatgcaataggagtcttatttccattcatgTATAGTCAGGGATATTGGTTTGGTGCTGCAGCCCCTATGCAGTCACACAGTCAGGCGATCCTTACGTCCATGTAGTTGATGAGTGGCTCTTCTGCCTTGGTGGCAGCATGGCAGGCTTCACTGTGCTGGGTCATATCCAGCTGATACTTCTTCCAAAACTCAGACAGGCCCCCCCTCGCCCGCATCACTTGCCTCATCGACCTCTGTCTCTTCAGAGGCACCCTGAGAGAGACAGGGACCCAAACAGTGAGACACAACAGTGGACATCAGGAACGAGCTACATCAAAGATGAACCAACCCAACAGCAGAACCGCACCTAACCCACAGTGGATATCAGGACCCAGCTACACCAAACATGAATCAACCCAACACCAGAACTGCACCTAACCCACAGTGGATATCAGGACCCAGCTACATCAAACATGAACCAACCCAACAGCAGAACCGTACCTAACTCTGAATGGCTGTAAACCTCAGTTAAGAAGATCCATGAATCACACCACAATTGTGTAGTCATTAATCATTACAGGAATTCATTTAGATTTATTTGCTATGTTATAAATGGTAATTGCATGGTAAAGCTTTAAAATGAATGGCCATAAAATCATTAGATTTACGTCTGAACGAGCATTAATTCATTGAGAAACTCCTACTGTTGTTAAATTGATATATGGGGAAAAAATGATGATACGTTCATAATGAATTAACGACAGAATACCATAGGAATACAACAGTGCCCATTGAAATGGTTTTGTGCTCTTGATTTTGAAGTTGCTGGTTCTGTCACACACCCACACTAGCCTATCTGAACTAAGACTCTGTTAGGTGGCTTTTCCTCAGtgaaatacatatatacaaatgcAGAGGCATACATACAAACAATACgcacatgcatacatacaaacacagtcacGTACAtgcaaacacatacaaacacatatcaaaaagattaaaaaatcgtCTTTTTATCTtttgagaaatattgcaaaacttaGACCTATAGTCTCTCCATCTGACGCTGAAAGACTAGTACATCCTTTTGTATCCTccagaattgattattgcaatgtgtttttttctgacatctcaaaatgtttattgtcttgtttgcaactggttcaaaatgctgctgctagaatcgtgactaaaaccagaaaaagggaacATATCACCCCAGTGCTGGCTTTTTGTATTGGCTTCCTGTacattttagagttgattttaaaatactgtattaacttATAAGGCACTAAATAACTTGGCATCAACCAATTTAGGAGAACTGCTTACCCCATACATCCCCAACCGGAACTTCGAACATGGGATTGCTGGTGATccctaaaataaagtatgttaaaaggggaggaagggctttttgttATAGAGCCCCTGAACTGGAATGAGCTACGTGCACATGTGAGGGAAGCTGAGACTCTTTATATCTGTTTAAGCtggcatttttataatatgtatatgtgtatatatctgttttagtttttatgtttgtatctgtttgtattttatctgcattacatatatatatatatatatatatatatatatatatatatatatatatatatatatatataaatttttagTTACTGGtgcttacattttatatttcttgaACTGTTTTTCAATctcacatgtttgtttgtttgtttcgtttttaTAAATGTGACTATTTTggtcctgtaaagtgctttgagatacacctgtatgaagggtgctatataaagaaactttgatttgatttgatttgatccaaacacagagacacacatacaaacacagatacatatatacaaagacacacacatacaaacacagacacatacacactttACCTCTTAATCCCCTGGGCTAAGGCGAGGCACAGCAGCAGAAGCACTGCTGATTTCATAGCAGCTCCTTGGTAGTTGATCCCGAACCTGAAGAATCTGTAGGCTTGTCTTCCACAAGGTTGATTAGTGAGAAAGCCCGCGTCTCTCCCTACAGGCTCCAGCCACCAGAACTGTTCCAAAGGCAGGGGAGAGTAAACAGGGCTCTTTCTTATCAAACCTCTGACATCACAGGCTACTTCTCTTTCACGCCTTTGTTGGTTAATTATTAATCACAGGTAGCTTCCATAGGGATGGAgctttctttgcaaaattgccattgTCAGCgctaaattgcattttttttagtaACTCATATTGGTCCCTTTTTTTAAGACAGGTATCTAAATGTGGTAATGCATTTACAATTCAGCCAAAAAAATAACATAGTTACTTTTTAGGTGCATTTTTATGGCTCATGGATAGGATTGAAATCAGAAAGCATTTCAGCAGTGCAAGTGACGTGCTTTTCATATCACCTTGCCAGAAAATAGCACCAGAGAAGGGAACGAGTGGGGTCGATAGCTGGATGTTTAAATAATATTGGGCTGTCCTGCAGCTACCTTAGAGAGTTGGTTTGGATTGATTCTTCAGCTGAAAGGATGCTCTGAAGGATAGGACCACTTTATGCAATTAGCAAAATAACCAATGctaattcaattcaattagcaCATTATTGAGGACGTGTGATTCCCCTGTTTACATGCTGTTAGAGAATCAATGACTCCTGAAATAAAGCCAGAGTAGGGAGGGCCATGCAACACCTCTGCTCCTTTTTGAAAACCCCAACCTTATTGAACTTCTGCCCTGTAAGAAAGCACAGTCACCTGAGATGAGCTGTGATGCACAGAGAAGAGACTGAACCCACTGCACATGCTTCACCCACCCAAGTACTGACCAGACCCAGCCTCAATTAGCTTGAGAAAGCTGGCAAGATCTTCATCCAAGCCTGGATGTCTCCACTCATGCGATACTGTAGGAGAGTGTGCTGCCATCTGCTGTTGAAGCACATGCATTTTTATatgcatgcattttttgtttcttggAGCTTTAGTGCCAAAATTATGGCTCTGTGCTACTTGGTTAATGAAATACCAACACagtggttttttttatatatatattttattcaaaataaatgttgaaagaTGGGAGACAGCAAGGGAAGTACATATCACAGACAACGTAATCTGTAGTTTTATCAGTGCTTCTGTTCTTTATTCAGTAACTTTGAAAGAGTGCAGATAGGAGCAGGAGGAGTCTGTTCACTCAAAACAATGAACAAAGGCAAAAACAGTCCTCaaactgaatgtgatgtgttaaacataACGCAGACCCTGGGCACagcaaaaacaaccaaaatgtAGATATAAAAGAAAGGGTCCCTCTCAGGTTACTCCAACAGCTCTTGAAGCACTATGAGAAACCAGCTCTGAACCACATTCAACCACTATGATCCATTGTCAGGGTTAACTGGAGGAAGAAGAGTGTGTGGTTATACAAG
Above is a window of Polyodon spathula isolate WHYD16114869_AA chromosome 25, ASM1765450v1, whole genome shotgun sequence DNA encoding:
- the LOC121299843 gene encoding cathepsin E-like translates to MKSAVLLLLCLALAQGIKRVPLKRQRSMRQVMRARGGLSEFWKKYQLDMTQHSEACHAATKAEEPLINYMDAQYYGEIFIGTPPQNFTVIFDTGSSNLWVPSGLCSSQACEAHDRYHSSDSLTYQVDGRQFSIQYGTGSLTGILGIDVVTVEGIAVSNQLFGESVTEPGSTFVDANFDGILGLGYPTIAAGGATPVFDNMMAQNLVEMPIFSVYLNRNPDYSSGGEIIFGGFDPSHFSGELHWVPVTKQGYWQILVDNIKVNGEVMFCSGGCQAIVDTGTSSLTGPTADITALQQVLGASPLDEGTYAVECGSINALPDLTFTINGAEFTLNPAGYIVMELFGGLCTTGFQGMDIHPPAGPLWILGDVFIGQFYSIFDRGNNRVGLAKAVP